The following are from one region of the Bacillus methanolicus MGA3 genome:
- a CDS encoding PRC-barrel domain-containing protein has translation MRTFSLLKGLPVYELKSGEKIGDVYDLNISSNGIVKGLLIKKGGFFRKLYMIRIENVGSFGWDGVMVEDKKVLEPINSIPDYTFENKQSLTGKVIMSNEGKKLGLLEDVYFMEEVGTIVGYELTDGFFSDITEGKRVVKTVDPPTIGKDAIIVNVKST, from the coding sequence TTGCGGACATTTTCATTATTAAAAGGACTCCCTGTTTATGAACTTAAAAGCGGCGAAAAAATTGGCGATGTTTATGATTTAAATATTTCGAGCAACGGGATAGTAAAGGGCTTACTAATTAAAAAAGGCGGTTTTTTCCGAAAATTATACATGATCCGGATTGAAAATGTCGGTTCCTTTGGCTGGGATGGGGTAATGGTTGAAGATAAAAAGGTTTTAGAACCAATAAATTCCATTCCTGATTATACATTTGAAAATAAGCAAAGCTTAACAGGTAAAGTAATTATGTCAAATGAAGGAAAAAAGCTTGGATTATTGGAAGATGTATATTTTATGGAAGAAGTGGGCACAATCGTAGGGTATGAATTAACGGATGGGTTCTTTTCGGATATAACGGAAGGGAAGCGTGTCGTCAAAACCGTTGACCCCCCTACGATCGGGAAGGATGCCATCATTGTTAATGTAAAATCTACGTGA
- a CDS encoding ATP-dependent RecD-like DNA helicase, whose product MAEKQSTLNLFADDQKYIKGKHLVTIFHNDQNLYTVLRIRVEETNENYEEKEAVITGYFPRLHEHETYTFFGQMKEHPKFGLQFHANHFRKEMPQSKQGVINYLSSELFKGIGKKTAENIVATLGENAISRILNEPSLLDTVPKLPPDKAKMLYDTLMEHQGLEQIMVALNQYGFGPQLSMRIYQVYKDETLDIIKSNPFKLVEDIEGIGFGRADELGYQLGITGNHPDRIRAACLYTLEKESLQAGHVFLNAEDLLESVKKLLEENQPEKIDYTDISNELLKLQEEGKIIGEEKRIYLPSLYFAEKGLVTNIKRILSQTEYENQFPESEFLLALGKLEERLGVQYAPTQKEAIQTALMSPMMILTGGPGTGKTTVIKGIVELYAELHGCSLDPKDYRKDEPYPFLLAAPTGRAAKRMSESTGLPAVTIHRLLGWNGNEGFDRNEDHPLEGKLLIVDETSMVDVWLANQLFKALPEQIQVILVGDEDQLPSVGPGQVLKDLLQSERIPTVRLTDIYRQAEGSSIIELAHEMKNGRLPEGISEQKPDRSFIKCTTAQIAQVVEKVVINAKKKGYSAKDIQVLAPMYRGPAGIDRLNVILQEIFNPNPDGTRKEITFGDVKYRIGDKVLQLVNQPENNVFNGDIGEIVSIFYAKENTEKQDMVVISFEGTEVTYTRQDLNQITLAYCCSVHKAQGSEFQIVILPVVRSYYRMLRRNLIYTAITRSKQFLILCGEEDALRLGVERTDDQIRNTSLCEKLQEQIPTLELTENNEKDELLVSIEEILMNEDPMIGMENITPYDFMVDEG is encoded by the coding sequence ATGGCGGAAAAACAATCTACACTCAATTTGTTTGCGGACGATCAAAAATATATTAAAGGCAAACATCTTGTTACGATCTTTCATAATGACCAAAATTTGTACACAGTATTGCGTATACGAGTGGAAGAAACAAATGAGAATTATGAAGAGAAGGAAGCTGTGATTACCGGTTATTTTCCCCGCCTTCATGAACATGAAACCTATACATTTTTTGGCCAGATGAAGGAGCACCCGAAATTTGGTCTTCAGTTCCATGCAAATCATTTTAGGAAAGAAATGCCTCAGTCTAAGCAAGGTGTCATTAATTATTTATCAAGTGAACTTTTTAAAGGAATTGGAAAAAAGACTGCTGAAAATATTGTTGCAACTCTTGGCGAGAATGCAATCTCAAGAATTTTAAATGAGCCATCATTGCTCGATACAGTACCAAAGCTTCCTCCGGATAAAGCAAAGATGCTATATGATACCCTTATGGAGCATCAAGGGCTAGAACAAATAATGGTTGCACTAAATCAATATGGCTTCGGACCGCAATTGTCAATGAGAATTTATCAAGTTTATAAGGACGAAACCCTTGATATTATTAAATCGAATCCTTTCAAGCTTGTAGAAGATATTGAAGGGATTGGTTTTGGTCGAGCAGACGAACTCGGATATCAACTCGGCATTACAGGAAACCATCCGGACAGAATAAGAGCCGCTTGTTTATATACGCTGGAAAAAGAGAGCTTGCAAGCAGGACATGTCTTCCTAAATGCAGAAGATTTGCTTGAAAGTGTCAAGAAGCTTCTTGAAGAAAACCAGCCTGAAAAAATTGATTATACAGATATTTCTAATGAACTTCTTAAGCTTCAAGAAGAGGGGAAAATTATTGGGGAAGAAAAGCGGATTTATTTGCCTTCCCTTTATTTTGCGGAAAAAGGGCTGGTGACAAATATAAAGCGAATTTTATCGCAAACAGAGTACGAAAACCAGTTCCCTGAATCAGAATTTCTGCTTGCACTTGGAAAACTAGAGGAAAGACTCGGTGTTCAGTATGCCCCGACGCAAAAAGAAGCGATCCAAACCGCGCTTATGTCGCCGATGATGATTTTAACTGGAGGGCCTGGAACCGGGAAAACCACTGTCATAAAAGGAATTGTCGAACTATATGCCGAACTGCACGGCTGTTCATTAGACCCTAAGGACTACCGAAAGGACGAGCCATATCCTTTTTTGCTGGCGGCCCCAACCGGGCGCGCTGCAAAAAGGATGAGCGAATCAACGGGATTGCCGGCAGTGACCATTCATCGCCTGCTTGGCTGGAATGGAAACGAAGGCTTTGATCGTAATGAAGATCATCCACTTGAAGGAAAATTGCTTATTGTCGATGAAACTTCTATGGTCGATGTGTGGCTGGCAAATCAATTATTTAAGGCATTGCCTGAACAAATTCAGGTAATCCTGGTCGGTGATGAAGATCAATTGCCATCGGTGGGGCCGGGTCAAGTATTAAAAGATTTGCTGCAATCGGAAAGAATTCCTACGGTCCGATTAACAGATATTTATCGCCAGGCTGAAGGGTCATCCATCATTGAACTAGCCCACGAAATGAAAAATGGCAGGCTGCCTGAAGGAATATCGGAACAGAAGCCTGATCGTTCGTTTATAAAGTGCACTACTGCACAAATTGCCCAAGTTGTCGAGAAGGTCGTCATAAATGCGAAGAAAAAAGGGTATTCAGCAAAGGATATTCAAGTACTCGCCCCGATGTATCGGGGACCGGCAGGAATTGATCGCTTAAATGTTATATTGCAGGAAATTTTCAATCCAAATCCTGACGGGACGCGAAAGGAAATCACTTTCGGGGATGTGAAGTACAGAATTGGCGATAAAGTTCTTCAACTCGTAAACCAGCCGGAAAATAATGTTTTTAACGGAGATATCGGAGAAATTGTATCGATTTTTTATGCAAAAGAAAATACTGAAAAACAAGATATGGTTGTGATCTCTTTTGAAGGGACAGAAGTTACGTATACTCGCCAGGACTTGAACCAAATAACCCTTGCCTACTGTTGTTCTGTTCATAAAGCGCAAGGAAGCGAATTTCAAATCGTGATCCTTCCTGTCGTAAGAAGCTATTACCGAATGCTGCGCAGAAATCTTATATATACGGCTATTACAAGAAGCAAACAGTTTCTTATTTTGTGCGGTGAAGAAGATGCATTGAGATTGGGTGTAGAAAGAACGGATGATCAAATCCGCAATACATCATTATGCGAAAAGCTTCAAGAGCAAATTCCTACTCTTGAGCTGACAGAAAATAATGAAAAAGACGAACTTCTTGTTTCTATTGAAGAGATATTGATGAATGAGGATCCGATGATCGGAATGGAAAATATAACACCATATGATTTTATGGTGGATGAAGGTTAA
- a CDS encoding tetratricopeptide repeat protein, with translation MDKNAIAIKHMKKGEWEEAAKVLSEAIEENPNDPILYINFGNILSAVGETDRALNFFHKAIELDENAAAAYYSVGNIYYELQRFEEAKNMFEKAMKKGLDSSDNFFMLGMTLVQLEQPKLALPYLQRSVELNETDAEARFQYGLCLAQQNLIDEAIVQFERCIDIDPDHADAFYNLGVAYGYNENAEKALAMFEKALAIQPDHILAGYGKKLIEKGDSNLH, from the coding sequence ATGGATAAAAACGCAATTGCGATTAAACATATGAAAAAAGGCGAGTGGGAAGAAGCTGCCAAAGTTCTTTCGGAAGCCATTGAAGAAAATCCTAACGATCCAATTCTCTACATTAATTTCGGAAATATACTCTCAGCGGTTGGAGAAACGGATAGGGCTCTAAATTTTTTCCATAAGGCGATAGAACTGGATGAGAATGCTGCAGCAGCCTATTACAGTGTCGGCAATATTTACTATGAATTGCAGCGGTTTGAAGAAGCGAAAAACATGTTTGAAAAAGCAATGAAAAAAGGCCTTGATTCAAGTGATAACTTTTTTATGTTGGGAATGACGCTTGTCCAGCTTGAACAGCCAAAACTGGCATTGCCATATTTGCAAAGAAGTGTTGAATTAAATGAAACTGATGCAGAAGCAAGGTTTCAATACGGCCTTTGTCTCGCCCAGCAGAACTTAATCGATGAAGCAATTGTTCAGTTTGAACGTTGTATTGACATTGACCCTGACCATGCAGATGCATTTTATAATCTTGGAGTTGCGTATGGATACAATGAAAATGCAGAAAAAGCGCTTGCCATGTTTGAAAAAGCTCTTGCAATTCAACCGGATCATATACTTGCGGGATATGGAAAAAAGTTGATTGAAAAAGGAGATTCCAATCTCCATTAA
- the mnmA gene encoding tRNA 2-thiouridine(34) synthase MnmA, whose product MEKAPKDTRVVIGMSGGVDSSVAALLLKEQGYDVIGIFMKNWDDTDENGVCTATEDYEDVIRVCNQIGIPYYAVNFEKQYWDKVFTYFLDEYKAGRTPNPDVMCNKEIKFKAFLDHALNLGADYLATGHYARVEFRDGEYKMLRGLDENKDQTYFLNQLTSETLEKVMFPIGNLEKSKVREIAKEAGLATASKKDSTGICFIGERNFKEFLSNYLPAQPGNMETIDGEVKGKHDGLMYYTIGQRHGLGIGGSGEPWFVIGKDLERNVLYVGQGFDNEHLYSDSIIATNVSWVSKKGKPEEFECTAKFRYRQPDKKVTVQLLDGNKARVVFHEPIRAVTPGQAVVFYNGEECLGGGTIDQIFKNGELLTYVG is encoded by the coding sequence GTGGAAAAAGCGCCAAAAGATACAAGAGTTGTGATCGGAATGTCAGGCGGGGTTGATTCATCGGTTGCGGCATTGTTATTGAAAGAACAAGGGTATGATGTAATTGGCATCTTTATGAAAAACTGGGATGATACAGATGAAAATGGTGTATGTACTGCTACAGAGGATTACGAGGATGTCATCCGCGTCTGTAACCAAATTGGAATCCCATACTATGCCGTAAATTTCGAAAAGCAATATTGGGATAAAGTATTTACTTATTTTCTTGACGAATATAAAGCAGGAAGAACTCCCAATCCTGATGTCATGTGCAACAAAGAAATCAAATTCAAAGCTTTTCTTGACCACGCACTAAATTTGGGCGCCGACTATTTAGCGACCGGACATTATGCAAGAGTTGAATTCCGAGATGGAGAGTATAAGATGCTTAGGGGCCTTGATGAAAATAAGGACCAAACGTATTTTTTAAACCAGCTTACTTCTGAGACACTCGAGAAAGTAATGTTTCCTATCGGCAATTTAGAAAAGTCAAAAGTAAGAGAAATTGCCAAAGAAGCGGGGCTTGCAACTGCTTCAAAGAAAGACAGTACGGGAATATGCTTTATCGGGGAAAGAAACTTTAAAGAATTCTTAAGCAACTATCTTCCTGCTCAGCCCGGAAATATGGAAACAATCGACGGAGAAGTGAAAGGAAAACATGACGGTTTAATGTATTACACAATTGGTCAAAGACATGGCCTTGGAATAGGCGGCTCGGGCGAACCATGGTTTGTAATCGGCAAAGACTTAGAACGTAATGTTTTATACGTTGGCCAAGGGTTCGATAATGAACACCTTTATTCGGATTCGATCATTGCGACAAATGTAAGCTGGGTGTCTAAAAAAGGAAAACCTGAGGAGTTTGAATGCACAGCTAAATTCCGTTATCGCCAGCCTGACAAAAAAGTAACTGTTCAGCTCTTAGATGGCAACAAAGCAAGAGTGGTTTTCCATGAACCAATAAGAGCAGTTACTCCAGGACAAGCTGTAGTGTTTTATAATGGTGAAGAATGTCTTGGCGGCGGTACGATTGACCAAATATTTAAAAATGGCGAATTGCTTACTTATGTAGGTTGA
- a CDS encoding cysteine desulfurase family protein, which produces MERIYLDHAATSPMHPKVVEAVVNVMNSNFGNPSSIHSFGREARQKVDEARDVLAKSIDAKPNEIIFTSGGTEADNLALIGIAEAYKSKGKHIISTEIEHHAVLNTCKELENRGYEVTYLPVDETGKISVEDLKKELRDDTILVSVMYGNNEVGTLQPIKEIGEVLAEHQAIFHTDAVQAYGLEKINVNDAGIDLLSVSAHKINGPKGIGFLYIRDGIKLLPRVFGGEQERKRRAGTENVASIVGFKEAAIICQQEMDVRREKYREWKNVLIKKLQEEEVIFSINGSLENSMPHVINLSFPGTNVEAMLVNLDLAGIAVSSGSACTAGSVDPSHVLVAMFGKDSEKIRNSIRFSFGLNNTTEQIEKAAFETAKIVKRLTKK; this is translated from the coding sequence TTGGAACGAATTTATTTGGATCATGCGGCGACTTCACCGATGCATCCAAAAGTTGTAGAAGCTGTAGTTAATGTCATGAATTCCAATTTCGGCAACCCATCTAGTATTCATTCTTTTGGGCGAGAAGCTCGGCAAAAAGTAGACGAAGCAAGGGATGTTCTTGCTAAAAGCATTGATGCCAAGCCGAATGAAATCATTTTTACCAGCGGTGGAACAGAAGCTGATAATTTAGCGTTAATAGGTATTGCAGAGGCTTATAAAAGTAAAGGAAAGCATATTATTTCAACCGAAATTGAGCATCATGCCGTTCTAAATACATGCAAAGAGCTTGAAAATCGCGGCTATGAAGTCACATATTTGCCTGTGGATGAGACAGGCAAGATTTCTGTTGAGGATCTAAAAAAGGAATTGCGAGATGACACCATTCTTGTTTCGGTCATGTATGGAAACAATGAAGTTGGAACTTTGCAGCCCATTAAGGAAATAGGTGAAGTTTTGGCAGAACATCAGGCCATCTTTCATACAGATGCTGTACAGGCATACGGACTGGAAAAAATAAATGTGAATGATGCCGGGATTGATTTATTGTCCGTTTCCGCCCATAAAATTAACGGACCAAAAGGGATCGGTTTTCTTTACATCCGCGACGGCATAAAGCTTTTGCCACGCGTTTTCGGCGGGGAACAGGAAAGAAAACGCCGTGCGGGGACTGAAAATGTTGCTTCAATTGTCGGTTTTAAAGAAGCGGCCATTATTTGCCAACAAGAAATGGATGTAAGGCGGGAGAAATATCGAGAGTGGAAGAATGTTCTCATAAAAAAACTCCAAGAGGAAGAAGTCATTTTCAGTATAAACGGATCACTTGAAAATTCGATGCCGCATGTAATAAACTTAAGTTTTCCTGGAACAAATGTCGAAGCGATGCTCGTAAATTTGGATTTGGCGGGAATTGCAGTATCAAGCGGTTCTGCTTGTACAGCCGGCTCCGTTGATCCATCACATGTCTTAGTAGCAATGTTCGGGAAAGATTCCGAGAAAATCAGGAATTCGATCAGGTTTAGTTTTGGACTTAACAATACAACTGAACAAATAGAAAAAGCAGCATTTGAAACAGCAAAAATCGTCAAAAGATTGACGAAAAAATAG
- the cymR gene encoding cysteine metabolism transcriptional regulator CymR yields the protein MKISTKGRYGLTIMIELAKRHGEGPISLKSIAQTNDLSEHYLEQLIAPLRNAGLVRSIRGAYGGYVLGKDPSTITAGDIIRVLEGPISPVEGIEDEEPAKRELWIRIRDAVKEVLDNTTLEDLSNYTENGDSDSYMFYI from the coding sequence ATGAAAATTTCTACAAAAGGCAGATATGGATTAACGATTATGATCGAGTTGGCAAAACGGCATGGAGAAGGGCCGATTTCCCTTAAATCCATTGCCCAAACAAATGATTTATCTGAACACTACTTGGAGCAATTGATTGCGCCGTTAAGAAATGCCGGTTTGGTCAGAAGTATTCGCGGGGCATATGGCGGATATGTATTGGGAAAAGACCCTTCTACAATTACAGCAGGAGATATTATCCGCGTGTTAGAAGGTCCGATCAGTCCGGTTGAAGGGATTGAGGACGAAGAACCTGCAAAACGGGAATTATGGATTAGAATCAGAGATGCAGTAAAAGAAGTTCTTGATAATACGACATTGGAAGATTTATCGAATTATACGGAGAATGGCGATTCAGATTCTTATATGTTTTATATTTAG
- a CDS encoding YczE/YyaS/YitT family protein: protein MREKRTGQVVPRFIVYIYGLLVMAFGIVLLIKADLGAMPWDVLHVGLYYQLGLTIGSWSIIVGFFILTVSALITKEFPPFGTFLNMLLVGLFIDMYLMLPFLQTPHTLIGKMIMFLSGVIINGYGVGIYISAQFGAGPRDSLMIAITSKTGWKVRNVRAGIELIVLIIGWQLGGPVFWGTILFTVAIGPIVGFALPQCQQLTDLWLNYLRKREKMVDRKTGEETNRGAGA from the coding sequence ATGAGAGAAAAAAGAACAGGCCAGGTTGTGCCAAGGTTCATTGTGTATATTTACGGTTTGCTCGTTATGGCGTTTGGAATTGTCCTTCTGATCAAAGCCGATTTAGGAGCTATGCCGTGGGACGTTTTGCATGTCGGTTTGTATTATCAGCTTGGACTGACAATAGGGAGCTGGTCGATCATTGTCGGTTTTTTTATTTTAACTGTATCCGCTCTCATTACTAAAGAATTTCCTCCGTTTGGCACGTTTTTAAATATGCTTCTTGTCGGCCTGTTCATAGATATGTATTTAATGCTCCCGTTTCTGCAAACTCCTCATACGTTAATAGGAAAAATGATAATGTTTTTAAGCGGAGTAATCATAAATGGGTATGGAGTGGGGATTTACATATCGGCGCAATTTGGTGCCGGGCCAAGGGACAGCCTCATGATCGCCATAACATCAAAAACAGGCTGGAAAGTGAGAAATGTCCGGGCCGGAATAGAACTGATAGTCCTTATAATCGGCTGGCAGCTTGGAGGTCCTGTATTTTGGGGGACAATATTATTCACAGTGGCAATTGGCCCGATTGTCGGGTTTGCCTTACCCCAATGCCAGCAGCTTACAGACTTGTGGCTTAACTATTTAAGAAAAAGAGAAAAAATGGTAGACAGAAAAACTGGAGAAGAAACGAATCGAGGTGCAGGGGCATGA
- a CDS encoding replication-associated recombination protein A encodes MNGEPLAFRMRPTNIDEIVGQKDIIGKHTSLYKMIKNGYVPSMILYGEPGIGKTSIAYAIAGTTKIPFIALNATTAGKKDVEAVVEETRLTGKVILFLDEIHRFNKAQQDYLLPHVERGDIILIGATTENPFHDVNPAIRSRCGQIKQLTRLTPEDLQELLKRALHDEKKGLGTLSIQITDEQIQMIAFGSNGDARKSLTLLESIVYASRKENNIIVVEDETINDMIGNVGVYGDKKGSNFYNLLSSLQKSIRGSDVDAALYYLANLLETGDLTAVNRRLLVIAYEDIGLANTSVGNNVLAAVTASERLGLPEARIPLSVAVVEMCLSSKSNSAYKALDKAIDDIRKGKVGEIPKHLRDSHYAGSKELGHVGYKYPHDYPIGTFGGWVLQDYLPSNLKGTKYYQPIEAGEEKRLAAIYKKLEEFKNKK; translated from the coding sequence TTGAATGGAGAACCGCTTGCTTTTCGAATGAGACCGACGAACATAGATGAAATTGTTGGTCAAAAAGATATTATCGGAAAACATACAAGTTTATATAAAATGATTAAAAACGGCTATGTGCCGTCAATGATATTATATGGGGAACCGGGTATCGGTAAAACTTCGATTGCTTATGCTATTGCAGGAACGACGAAAATCCCTTTTATAGCCTTAAATGCAACAACCGCAGGCAAAAAAGATGTTGAAGCTGTTGTAGAGGAAACTCGTCTAACGGGAAAGGTGATATTGTTTTTAGATGAAATCCATCGATTTAACAAAGCTCAACAAGACTATCTATTGCCGCACGTTGAGCGAGGAGATATTATCTTAATTGGTGCGACAACTGAAAATCCTTTTCATGATGTTAATCCGGCCATTCGAAGTCGTTGTGGCCAAATTAAGCAATTAACACGTTTAACACCGGAAGACCTTCAAGAACTGCTGAAACGTGCCTTACATGACGAAAAAAAGGGGTTAGGAACGTTATCGATTCAAATCACTGATGAGCAAATACAAATGATTGCATTCGGTTCCAATGGAGATGCCAGAAAATCATTAACATTGTTAGAATCGATTGTTTATGCTTCTCGTAAAGAGAACAATATTATTGTTGTTGAAGATGAAACAATAAACGATATGATCGGCAATGTAGGTGTATACGGAGATAAAAAGGGTTCCAATTTCTATAATCTTCTTTCCAGTCTTCAGAAGAGTATCAGGGGGAGCGATGTAGATGCCGCTCTCTATTATTTGGCAAATTTACTTGAAACAGGAGATTTAACAGCAGTCAATCGAAGATTGTTAGTCATTGCCTATGAAGATATCGGCTTAGCGAATACCTCTGTTGGAAACAATGTTTTGGCAGCTGTCACAGCTAGTGAGCGTTTAGGATTGCCGGAAGCGCGTATTCCCTTGTCTGTTGCTGTAGTGGAAATGTGTTTGTCATCGAAATCTAATTCAGCGTATAAGGCCTTAGACAAAGCGATAGACGATATTAGAAAAGGAAAAGTGGGCGAAATTCCTAAACACCTTCGAGACAGTCATTATGCCGGTTCCAAAGAGTTAGGACATGTTGGCTATAAGTATCCTCACGATTACCCGATCGGCACGTTTGGCGGCTGGGTTCTGCAAGACTACCTCCCAAGCAATTTGAAGGGAACAAAATATTATCAACCAATTGAAGCTGGCGAAGAAAAACGGCTTGCAGCAATTTATAAAAAACTTGAAGAATTTAAGAACAAGAAATAA